A window of Panthera leo isolate Ple1 chromosome D2, P.leo_Ple1_pat1.1, whole genome shotgun sequence contains these coding sequences:
- the PRXL2A gene encoding peroxiredoxin-like 2A isoform X3, with the protein MDPSFFTMGMWSIGAGALGAAALALFLANTDVFLPKSRRATLEYLEDIDLKTLEKEPRTFKAKELWEKNGAVIMAVRRPGCFLCREEAADLSSLKPKLDELGVPLYAVVKEQIRTEVKDFQPYFKGEIFLDEKKKFYGPQKRKMVFMGFVRLGVWYNFFRAWNGGFSGNLEGEGFILGGVFVVGPGKQGLLLEHREKEFGDKVNLVSVLEAARKIQPQTSASETK; encoded by the exons ATG GATCCGAGCTTCTTCACCATGGGGATGTGGTCCATTGGCGCCGGGGCCCTGGGGGCGGCTGCCTTGGCACTGTTCCTGGCCAACACGGACGTGTTTCTGCCCAAGTCCCGGAGAGCGACGCTGGAGTATCTGGAGGACATAGACCTGAAAACGCTGGAGAAGG AACCAAGGACTTTCAAAGCAAAGGAGCTCTGGGAAAAGAACGGAGCGGTGATTATGGCTGTACGCAGGCCAGGCTGCTTCCTCTGTCGAGAG GAGGCTGCGGACCTGTCCTCCCTGAAGCCCAAGTTGGATGAGCTGGGAGTCCCCCTGTACGCAGTGGTGAAGGAGCAGATCAGGACTGAAGTGAAGGACTTCCAGCCTTACTTCAAAGGAGAAATCTTCCTGGACGAAAAG AAAAAGTTCTACGGTCCCCAAAAGCGGAAGATGGTGTTCATGGGATTTGTCCGTCTGGGTGTCTGGTACAACTTCTTCCGGGCCTGGAACGGAGGCTTCTCTGGAAACCTGGAAGGCGAAGGCTTCATCCTTGGGGGAGTTTTTGTGGTGGGGCCAGGAAAGCAG GGCCTTCTTCTTGAGCACCGAGAAAAAGAATTTGGAGACAAAGTAAACCTGGTTTCTGTTCTGGAAGCTGCTAGGAAGATCCAACCACAGACTTCGGCCTCAGAGACAAAGTGA
- the PRXL2A gene encoding peroxiredoxin-like 2A isoform X2: MSFLQDPSFFTMGMWSIGAGALGAAALALFLANTDVFLPKSRRATLEYLEDIDLKTLEKEPRTFKAKELWEKNGAVIMAVRRPGCFLCREEAADLSSLKPKLDELGVPLYAVVKEQIRTEVKDFQPYFKGEIFLDEKKKFYGPQKRKMVFMGFVRLGVWYNFFRAWNGGFSGNLEGEGFILGGVFVVGPGKQGLLLEHREKEFGDKVNLVSVLEAARKIQPQTSASETK, translated from the exons ATGTCTTTCCTCCAGGATCCGAGCTTCTTCACCATGGGGATGTGGTCCATTGGCGCCGGGGCCCTGGGGGCGGCTGCCTTGGCACTGTTCCTGGCCAACACGGACGTGTTTCTGCCCAAGTCCCGGAGAGCGACGCTGGAGTATCTGGAGGACATAGACCTGAAAACGCTGGAGAAGG AACCAAGGACTTTCAAAGCAAAGGAGCTCTGGGAAAAGAACGGAGCGGTGATTATGGCTGTACGCAGGCCAGGCTGCTTCCTCTGTCGAGAG GAGGCTGCGGACCTGTCCTCCCTGAAGCCCAAGTTGGATGAGCTGGGAGTCCCCCTGTACGCAGTGGTGAAGGAGCAGATCAGGACTGAAGTGAAGGACTTCCAGCCTTACTTCAAAGGAGAAATCTTCCTGGACGAAAAG AAAAAGTTCTACGGTCCCCAAAAGCGGAAGATGGTGTTCATGGGATTTGTCCGTCTGGGTGTCTGGTACAACTTCTTCCGGGCCTGGAACGGAGGCTTCTCTGGAAACCTGGAAGGCGAAGGCTTCATCCTTGGGGGAGTTTTTGTGGTGGGGCCAGGAAAGCAG GGCCTTCTTCTTGAGCACCGAGAAAAAGAATTTGGAGACAAAGTAAACCTGGTTTCTGTTCTGGAAGCTGCTAGGAAGATCCAACCACAGACTTCGGCCTCAGAGACAAAGTGA
- the PRXL2A gene encoding peroxiredoxin-like 2A isoform X1 produces the protein MGMWSIGAGALGAAALALFLANTDVFLPKSRRATLEYLEDIDLKTLEKEPRTFKAKELWEKNGAVIMAVRRPGCFLCREEAADLSSLKPKLDELGVPLYAVVKEQIRTEVKDFQPYFKGEIFLDEKKKFYGPQKRKMVFMGFVRLGVWYNFFRAWNGGFSGNLEGEGFILGGVFVVGPGKQGLLLEHREKEFGDKVNLVSVLEAARKIQPQTSASETK, from the exons ATGGGGATGTGGTCCATTGGCGCCGGGGCCCTGGGGGCGGCTGCCTTGGCACTGTTCCTGGCCAACACGGACGTGTTTCTGCCCAAGTCCCGGAGAGCGACGCTGGAGTATCTGGAGGACATAGACCTGAAAACGCTGGAGAAGG AACCAAGGACTTTCAAAGCAAAGGAGCTCTGGGAAAAGAACGGAGCGGTGATTATGGCTGTACGCAGGCCAGGCTGCTTCCTCTGTCGAGAG GAGGCTGCGGACCTGTCCTCCCTGAAGCCCAAGTTGGATGAGCTGGGAGTCCCCCTGTACGCAGTGGTGAAGGAGCAGATCAGGACTGAAGTGAAGGACTTCCAGCCTTACTTCAAAGGAGAAATCTTCCTGGACGAAAAG AAAAAGTTCTACGGTCCCCAAAAGCGGAAGATGGTGTTCATGGGATTTGTCCGTCTGGGTGTCTGGTACAACTTCTTCCGGGCCTGGAACGGAGGCTTCTCTGGAAACCTGGAAGGCGAAGGCTTCATCCTTGGGGGAGTTTTTGTGGTGGGGCCAGGAAAGCAG GGCCTTCTTCTTGAGCACCGAGAAAAAGAATTTGGAGACAAAGTAAACCTGGTTTCTGTTCTGGAAGCTGCTAGGAAGATCCAACCACAGACTTCGGCCTCAGAGACAAAGTGA